The sequence below is a genomic window from Microbulbifer hydrolyticus.
GCATGAGAGCGGCAGTATGGAGCGGGTGCAGGTAGTGGTGATAGGCGCCGGCATTGCGGGGCTGAATGCAGCGCGCCTGCTTGCGGGGCAGCAATACTCGGTAAGGGTGTTGGAGGCCCGGGAGCGGGTGGGTGGACGCTTGCTGAATCATCAATTTGGCAATGGCGACACGGTCGATATCGGCGGCCAGTGGGTGGGGCCCGGGCAAGACCGCATGTACCGGCTGATCGACTCGCTGCATGCACAGACCTGGCCGCTGTACGACCATGGCGATAACCAGTTGCAACTTAACGGCAAGTTGCGCCGATACCGGGGCACCATTCCCAAGATCAATCCCATTGCACTTGCCGATCTCGGGCTCGCGATGGCCCGCTTTGAATCCATGGCCAAACAGTTGGATCCATCGGCGCCCTGGCAGCACAGGAAAGCCGGGCTGTGGGATGCCATGACGCTCGACAGCTGGCTGCAAAAAAACTGCCGCACCCGCCTGGCCCGGCAGTTATTTGCTATCGGTATCGGTGCGGTATTTGCCGCAGAACCCGCAGAAATTTCCCTGTTACATGCACTGTTCTATGCGCGTTCGGGCAATTCACTGGAAACACTTCTGGCTGTCACCGGTGGTGCGCAGCAGGACAGAGTGCACGGTGGTACTGCCGGGTTGTGCGATGCCATGGCTGCGCAACTGGGGGCGCGTGTGCAGCTCGGTGCGCCGGTGGCCAGTGTCGAGCAATTGCCGGATGGCCGCATGCAGGTTCGGCATGCACTGGGCAGCATCCAGTGTGACCGCGTGATCATGGCCGTGCCGCCGAACCAGGCATTGCGTATTGACTTTGCGCCTGCGTTACCGGCCTGGAGGGACAAACTGCTGCAACGTATGCCGGCGGGTTCCTGTATCAAATGCATTGCCCGTTACGACAAGCCGTTCTGGCGTGAAAGCGGCCTCTCCGGGCAGGTGGCGAGCCCGGCCGGTCCCGTGCGCGTCACCTTCGACAACTCCGAGAGTGGCAAGTCTTCCGGGTTGCTGATGGGCTTTCTGGAAGGCGATGTGGCGCGGCACTACAGCAATGTCAGCGCGGATGAACGTCGTAACGCGGTACTGGATTGTTTTGCCCGCTACTTCGGCGAGGCCGCGCGCCATCCGCTGGAGTACGTGGACAAGGACTGGAGCAGCGAGCCGTGGACGCGGGGCTGCTATGCCGGTCTGATGGCTCCCGGAACCTGGACCGGTGGCGGCGAACGGCTGCGTGAAGCCAACGACCGCATACACTGGGCGGGCACGGAGTTTGCGGTGGAATGGTTCGGCTATATGGAAGGGGCGCTGGAATCTGCCGAGCGTGCGGTGGCGGAAGTTACGCGCGCGCTCGAGCCGGAAAAACCCTCCTTTGCGGAAGCAGGGGAGGCACCCCGTGTGTGACACTCTCGCCCTGCGCAGCACAGGAGCCACGTGGCTGGCAAAAAATAGCGACCGCGATCCGTTGGAAGCGCAGCGGGTGGAGTTCATCCCCGCGGTAAAAGGAGACAGTACCAGGCAGCTGCGCTGTACCTGGATTGAGATACCCCAGGTGCCTGATCGTCACGCGTGCATTATCGGTCGTCCGGCGTGGATGTGGGGCGCCGAGATGGGGGTTAATGAGTGTGGGGTTGCCATTGGCAACGAAGCGGTATTTTCACGCAAGGTCAAACGCCGCGGTGCGGCGCTACTGGGGATGGACCTGCTGCGGCTGGCTCTGGAGCGTGCGGATAGCGCGGATGCGGCATTGCAGGTGATTGTCGAGCTGCTGCGACAGTACGGGCAGGGTGGTCCTGCAGGCTATACCCACAAAGAATTTCGATACGACAACAGTTTCCTGATTGCGGATCGCGCCACTATCTGGAAGCTCGAAACTGCCGGTGCACAGTGGGTGGCCAAAAAGGTGGCGTCTGTGGACAGTATCTCCAATGCCCTCACCATTGGCGACGACTACCAGCTGAGCACCGCGGAGCTGGCGGCAAAGCCGGTAGACTTCCGGCGCCAGTTCGACACCTGGCTGGTGCCATTGGTCGGTGCCAGCCGCATGCGGCGTGAATGCAGCCTCAACCAGCTGCGCGCGCTGGATGCGGATACCGCTGGCTTTGCCGACTTTGCCCGCATACTGCGCACGCACCGACGCGGTAAACCCAGCGGTAACAGCGACCTGTGTATGCATGCCGCGCCATCACGCTCCCCATTCGCGTTTTTGCGCCCCTCACACACCGTGAACAGCATGATTGTGCGTATCGATGATGGTGGGCCGCGCGTGGCATTTACCGGTACCGCCAGCCCCTGCATGAGCCTGTTCAGGCCCGCCGGGTTTTCTCCTGACTGGAGCGTGTATCAGCGGGACCTGTGGGAAAAGCACCGGGTGTGGCTGGACAATGTACGCCGCGGCAGCCGAGGCCGTTTCCAGGCAAGCGTGGCGAACCTGGAAATGGAAATGTTTGGGGCGCTGGAAACACTTGACCCGGAAGCGGCTGAAAAGCCGGTCACAGATCGGGTGGAGGCTGTCTTTCGGGATGCAGTCGGTGACTGCCAGCCGGGGGTGAAAGCGGGCTCACTTAATTTTTAGCCGGAGTTGCTAGCCGGAGTTGTGTATCCGCGCCGATACGCAGGTGTGTATTAAAAAGGCGCACGATTTCGCCTCTTTTTCCAGCGTCCTCTTGAAATGAAAGTGCGGCGGCGTATAGTGCGCATTCTTCTAATCAACCCAACCAATGGAGGCTTACATGTTCAGACAATTTGATATTGCTGTCGCACTGGGTCTGCGTGGTTGCGGCCTTTTTGTTCGCTGAACGCTCTTCTGATCCAGTTTCTCCGATAGCTGTCTGACATTGTCCGCATTTGCGGGCTCGCTTTGATATTTTTTTACGCAGGCCCGCTGGGCAATGCGCGACCGCGTGTTGCCCGAATTTATCGGCTTGCTTGAAAGCGGGTAAAACCCGTAGTAATTATGAAAACGTTTGAACTGGATATGATACTGGAATGCCTCGGTGGTCAACGCCGTACGTTCCACTACTTTAAAGATAAATACTGCCTGGATCTTATTGGCAACGAACTTCAGGAGCTTCCAGGGCAGGCCATGTCACTGCGTGATTTACGTCAGGGACGCTGGGAGAAGTTTCTGCACAAGCCGCTATTGAAATCAATTTTGGCCGACTGTGGCGATGGTATGTTGCGCAGTGAGCAACTCAAGGCTGCGTGGATTCCGGAGCAGTATGCTTTCAATTTGACTCTTGGTACCTGGTACCGGGAATACCGCTGCTGTCAGCAGACGGCGCGCCCGGGTGGCAGTCTCGTACTTCAACTCAATTTTGATCAGCGCCACAATCGAGCTTACGAAAAACTGCTGAATTTTTCGGCTTTGAGCAAGTATGCGCGTTCAAATTTCGATGCCAAAGCGAGTGTGCGTGGTTTCAGCGGGCACCCGGTCAATTTCGTCCGGGGGTGCACCATGTCCTGGGTGCGAATGGATATGGACCTTGATCGTGGAGAGTGTCTGATCGAGGAGGTGCAGAACGATTGGTTGCGTAACAGCGAGTGGCTGGCAACGCACTTCGAGAAATGCCTTGCAAAAAACAAGGTGAAAGCAATCGAGAGGATCAGCCCGCAGTTCAAGGGGCATTACCGGGAGTTTATCGACTATGTGCGGAATGTGCTGAAGCCCTACCGGACACTTTGGGCCGAAGCCTCGTTAGCGGCAGCGATTGATTTTGTGCGTGCCGAAATTGGTAGCGTGGACATCTTTTACCACACCGCCGACACCGGCGCGCGACTCAAGGGGATTAAGGACGACCTGCCTCCCAAATCGCTGTATACGCGTTTGCCAGAGCGGTTCGGCTTCCAGCTGACGGATGAGGCACCGTCCTTTTTGCAGAGTGACAAGTTCACTCGTCGCTGCATGAAGGCGATAAAAGAGCCGGTAAGGTTTTACCGGCTGTGACAATAACAGAGTGCGGGCCATGTTGCCGATTAACCGGCAACGTGGCCACGGCCAGAATAAATCTTAGTAATCTTATTGGCCATTGCTGCTGTTGTTTATTTCCGCCAGCATCAACTCCCGGATTACTGGTACAGGTGAGTTTCCGTAGCTCAGGAACTTTTCGTGAAATTGCTTCAGGTCGAACTGGTCGCCAAGTTTCTCCTTTATTTCTTCACGCAGCGCCATGATGTCCATATAGCCGGCAAAATAGCTGGTCAGCTGTACCTGGCTCAGGGTGGCCCGGCGCCATTTGCCCATGGCTTCGGTCTTTTGCTGAAAGGCCTGTTTCATCATCAGGTCCATGGCCTGCTCTTCACTGATGCCTTTTACCTGGATGGAGTAGTCGAGGATTGTGTTGACGACAGTACGCAGGTTCCATTTGTAATACATCATCCACAGTTCCGGGGAAAAGTCTCCGTAGCCGGCCTCAAGCATCATGCGCTCGGTATAGACGGCCCAGCCCTCAATCATAGCTCCGTTACCGAGAATGTTTTTGATCAGGCTGGGCGACTTGTTGGCATAGATCAGCTGGGTGTAGTGGCCGGGGATGGCCTCATGGATATTCAGGATCTGCATCAGGTAGGTGTTGTACTCGCGCAGAAAGCTTTCGGCGCGGTCGTCGGGTAACTCCTCTACCGGCATTACGTTGTAATAGGTATTGGCGTCCTTGTCGTAGGGGCCGGGCGCATTGATCGAGGCTACCGAAAAACCACGCATATAGGGAGGTGTGGTGCGCACCACCAGAGGTTTTTCCGGGTCCAGCGTCAGCAGATTTTTGTCGTTGACGAACTCCACCAGTTCCGGAATCTGCTCTTCGACCGAGGCCTTGAAGTCTTCCTTGGTGGCGTGATGTTCAGAGAGCTTTTCCAGTACCTGGGATATCTTTTCGAGAATATCCTCGGGCGGCTTTTGTCCCTCGAAATATTTGGGCCACAGCTTGTCGGCGAGTTCATCCATCTTCAGGTGCAGGCGGTCCTTTTCCCGAAGGGCGCGCTCGTAAAGCTCCTTGCCTGTCATGCTGATCTGGATATCGTACCGGAATTTTTCTTCATATAGCTTTTCACCAATCCGGAAGTCGTGAAAGCTGTCGGCTTTCTCCATGGATGCGTGGAGTGTCTGCAAGTGCGCAACGTATTCGTTAATGGCGGTGCGAGTGGCCGCAAGGCGGGTGTTGAATAGTTCTTTTTCTTTGTCTGTGAGACCGCTCGCGGCTAGTGTCTCCTCCAGATCTTCTCCGAAGACCGATAATGCTCCCTCATTCTGTTGTATACCAAGCATAAGCTGCGGCGATGCGGGGTTTTGCAGGGACTGTTCTGCTGCGGAGTAGTACGAGGGTACCATTTGCATTCGGTTGCTGAACGTTCTCAGCCGGTCATCCAGCGGTGCATAGTCGGTGTTCAGAATCAGCGCGAAGCCGTGCGAGACGTTGTAATTGGCGGGGTCCCACTCATGGGGCTTGAATACCGTCAATTTCCAGATGGTCTCGTCGAGAAAGTTGTTGATCAGCGCCAGGTCAGTACGCGTGTTATCACTCAGTGCTTCGGGCCTGAAGCGCGAGAACTGATTGCGGTAGTCCCGGGCGAAGCTGAGGACTTTCTGACGGTAATTCTGATCGGGTGCCTGCAGCTGCTCGGCCACCTGGTAGTAGCCGTTGCTGATGGCCCAGGAGGGGAACAGACGCCACATACGCTCCACCATCTGGTTGCTGAGTTGCTGGAATTCCCGTTCTGTCCTTGAGCCCTTGTTGTCAGCGGCTTCCCGGTTGCTGGCTGCTTCGCCTGATGACGGGGTGCTGGCGTCGCCGCTTTCGGCAGCGTGTTTGCCGGTGGTGGTTGGCGCTGGCTGCGTATTTTTTTCCCCACACCCGGACAGGGCGCAGGCCGACAACAGGGCTATCATCAGGTGTCTCATAGTGGTTCTCGAACTTTTGACGGAATCTGCTCAAAAACTAGCACAGTCGACTTATAGTTATCCCTTGTTGCGGCATTTATTTTGTGTGATCCAGGTCGCCTTGTTTCACATTCGGGCGGGGGCTACAGTGGCAAAACCTGAATTTGTGGCCGAGTGCCGCGATTCGAACCGGTCAAATTTGTATTGTTATAAAAGGAGTCTGGTATGACAGAACTGGCAGCACAGGCGTGCGAGGCCTGCAGGGCTGATGCACCGCTGGTCTCGGATGAGGAACTGGCGGAATTGCTAAGGGAAATCCCGGATTGGACCCCGATTGCTCGGGATGGCGTGATGCAGCTTGAGCGGGTATTCAAGTTCCGCAATTTCAAGCAGGCCCTGGCGTTTACCAACCGGGTTGGCGAAATCGCTGAAGAAGTGGGCCATCACCCGGCGCTGCTCACAGAGTGGGGCAAGGTCACTGTAACCTGGTGGAGCCACGAGGCCGGCGGCCTGCACAAGAACGATTTCATTATGGCTGCACGTACGGACAAGCAGCTGGACGCGGAATAAGCGCCCAGTGCTTGTGGGCATGGCATTGCCCTGATCCCGGTGCAGCTTGAGTGGCTCCGGTGGTGCATTCCGCCGGGGGCACCAGTGGCCAGGTGTCTGTTTACGGCGTTCGCCGTATTGGCCGCTAGATGCACAACGAATGAGTAAGAAGGATCACAATGCTGAAGATGAAAGTCACCTGCGAGCGCTGCAGTGCAAAGCTCGGCCTTTCCGATCAGGCCTTTATCTGTTCCTATGAATGTACTTTCTGTGCCCAGTGCACGGAAGAGCTGAAGCAGGAGTGTCCGAACTGCCAGGGCAACCTGGTTGTTCGCCCTCTCCGCCGTACGTCTCCCACCGAAGTAGCGAAATCCGGCTTTAAAGCCAAGCTGGAAACCATTCTTCCCTGATGCCAGTGTATTCGGCTATCGCGGCATTGCAGTTGGAGATGCTGCTCAGGCGCGTTTCTGTGCCCACAGTAAAAATTCCCTGTTGCCATCGCCGCCAGTGATTGGGCTTTCCATATAGCCTTGGATCGCAAGATCCAATTCCCCGCACAGCGCGTAAATCTTTTCCTGTACACCCTGGTATAGAGAGGGGTCGCGCACCAGACCGCGTTTCCCGATGCCGCTCGGGCCCACTTCAAACTGGGGTTTGACCAGGCTGAGCAGGTGACCCCCGGACTTCATGAGCGGGGGTAGCTGCGGGAGTATGAGGGTCTGGGATATGAAAGATACGTCCATTACCACGGCATCGAAGCCCTGATCGCCAAAAGGGGCTATCTGGTCGGCGGTTAGGTGGCGGGCGTTGAGTCCCTCAAACAGGTGCATGCGCGGATTTTCTCGCAGCGGCTTGGCCAGCTGATCGTGGCCCACATCCACGCCCACCACCAGTTCGGCACCCCGCTGCAACAGGCAGTCGCTGAAGCCGCCTGTGGAGCAGCCGACGTCCAGTGCATGCCAGCCAGCTGGGTTGAGACCCGTGCGGTCGAGGATGCCGGCCAGCTTCAGTCCTGCACGGGACACATACTGGTCTTCGGGCAGGGCTTCAACACGGACCCGGGTATCCTCACTGAGTGTCTGGCTGGCCTTGGTGGCGGGGCGCCAGTCATGGCCGTCTGAAAGCTGTACACGTCCGGCATCAATCAGTTTGCGCGCATGGGTGCGCGAACTGGCAAGTTGCTGCTGAACCAGTAACAGGTCGAGACGGATCATGGATGGTACTCACTATATTATGGGGAGCATCGGGTTGGTGGTGGATTCGGCTGCCATGCTAACCTGTGCCCCGCGAACAGAGAAGTCTCTGGCAAAACCGCACTTTCATTTCGGAACGGAATAACAGGAGTTGGCGTTAGATGGCAAACAATGTGTTGAGCAAGTTCAGGGTGCGTAAGGGCAAGGTATTCGAGGCACCGCTGGAGAACGCACTCGGCCGTCTTGTCACGCCATTTGAAGAGTTTATCCACCGTCAGAGTAGCAGTGGTCTGTTACTGATGGCATGTGCGGTTATTGCACTGATTATCGCGAACTCGCCCTGGCAAGAGTGGTACAAGCACCTCCTGCATCTACCGGTCAGTTACAACTTTGGTGACTGGTCGCTGTCCATGAGCTTTCACCACTGGATCAACGATGGCCTGATGTCCATCTTCTTCCTGTTGGTGGGACTCGAATTGAAACGGGAGTTTCTGGTTGGCGAGCTTTCTGAATTGAAGCACGCGGTGTTGCCGGTGATGGCGGCCATTGGCGGGATGGTGGTGCCGGCGCTGATTTTTTACCTGTTGAATGGTGACACCCCCTCTGAGCGTGGCTGGGGGATTCCCATGGCGACGGATATTGCCTTTGCGGTGGGGTGCATCGCTCTTCTCGGCAACCGGGTGCCACGAGCGGTTGTGACCTTTCTGGTTGCACTGGCGATCGTGGATGACCTGGGTGCGATTCTGGTGATTGCGGTCTGGTATACCGAGAGCGTGAATACCACGGCGCTGATGGCCGCGTGTGCGTTGGTGGCAATGCTGTGGCTGCTCAAGTTTGCCGGCGTGCGCCGCTCACCAGCCTATATCTTCGTAGGCATTTTACTCTGGTATGCGCTGTATATCACTGGCGTGCATGCAACCCTGGCCGGCGTGATTACCGCGATGGCAATCCCTGCAAAACCCAAGTATGACCCGGTGGCTTTCAGTACTTTCGTGAAGGATATTATCCGCAGCTTTGACCGCTGCTTTCGCCCTGGCGACAAAATCATCGCCAACGATGCGCTGCGCGCGCGGGTAACCGCCCTGGATAATGGTATCCACCTGGTGCAGTCACCTCTGCAGCGTATGGAAACCCGCCTGCACATCCCGGTGGCGTTTATTGTGGTGCCGATTTTCGCCCTCGCAAACGCGGGTATCCCCGTCGACAGTTTTACCAGCTACGACGCGGTCTTCAACCCGCTCACCATGGGTGTGATCTGCGGCCTGGTGTTTGGCAAGCTGATCGGCATCGTGGGGGCCACATGGATCGGTTGGAAACTGGGGTGGGGTGAACTGCCCAAGTCCTCTACTTTCCGCCACATTATTGGCGTCGCCTTGCTGGGTGGGATCGGTTTTACCATGTCGATCTTTATTGCCGAACTGGCGTTTGCCGGTGAGAACGAGATGCTGGTTCAGGCCAAGGCGGGTGTGCTTCTGGCATCGGTGATCGCCGGTGTGGCAGGCTTTATCGTATTGCGCGGTGCGCCAATCGAGGAATCCACCCAGAGTGATCAGGCCTCCTATCAGGACTCATCGACGACGGGTGTGAAGGCGGGGGCGAGCGAAGGCGGCTCAGCCCAGCAGCTCGGCCAGGGAACGGATGAGCATCGAAAATAACATCGGTGGCGGGAGTGTCGGGGTCTATGGCGTATCCCGGCCAGGACCAGGCAAGAAAGCAATAACGAGAGCGATAGCGGGGAGGCGTAAACATGTCGAAACCCATCTATAGCCACCGGGTAGAAGCGGTACTGCGCTGGAAGCAGGTGCTGCCCCGGCTGGCGCTTCCGGTTATTTCACTGATGCTGGTGTTGCTGTTATTGCCTTCTGCGGTGCGCTCGTCGGCGCCGGGCTACCCGGTCGATGACTCCTTCAATGTCGATGCCGCGTTTGCAAAGGCGCGCAAGGCGTATGCAGACATCACCATTGCCCATGTGGCGCCGGCCGCGGGAACCGTGGTGGAGAGGGGGCTCGTGTATCGACAGGTTGGCGAGCGCCGCCTGCACCTGGACCTTTTCCGCCCGCAGTCCTCGGCGCCGGATATCCGGCGTCCGGTGGTATTGCTGGTGCACGGTGGCGGTTGGCGCTCGGGTAATCGTACTCTGCAGGAGCCCATGGCCACCTTTCTCGCCAACCGGGGCTTCGTGACGGCTACGGTGGAGTACCGGCTCTCGCTGGAAGCCCGTTATCCGGCGGGTGTACAGGACGTCAAAGCGGCGCTTGGGTGGCTGCGTGATCGCGCCGCTGAATTCGGCATAGATCCGCAGCGTATTGCCATTCTTGGGGCCTCTTCCGGTGCGCAGCTGGCGACCCTGGTTGGTGTTACACCGGGCCTGGAAGTGTTTGCGACGTCGGCCTCCGCGGGCAAGGATTCTATCCAGGCCATTGTGAATCTGGATGGCGTGGTGAGTTTCACCACACCCATGGCCCTGAAGCACGAGAATGCGCCGCATAAAAATCCATCTGCCGCAGGGGCCTGGTTTGGCGGGCGCTATCAGGATGTGCCGGAGCTCTGGCACCAGGCTTCGCCACTGGAATATGTGGGAGCGGATTCGCCGCCGACTTTGTTTATCAACAGCAGCCAGCCCCGTTTCCACGCCGGGCGCGATGCCTATATCGCGCGTCTCACCGCCGCCGGTATTGCCAGTGACGTGATGACCCACGACGACTCGCCACACCCGTACTGGCTGTTTGAACCCTGGTTTACCCCGTCCGCGAAAAAGGTGGCGGATTTTCTGCAGCAGAATATGAAATAGCGTTCGCGTACCGCTGCGGCGACTGGATATACTCGCGCAAATATTCAGGCTAAACCCGGTGGCGGTAAGGCTGAGGCGGCCATCGCCTCCGAGGTTTTTTTGGTTCCTCTCTTTGTGCGGAGTCCCAGGCTAATGCAGCAGGCCGAACAGTTTTTCGATCTTCTCAAACTACTGGTACGCAGCCCGAGCGTGGTGGGTGCGGAGCATTCATTCTTTCGCGTGTTGCAGCGGGAGCTGGAAGAGCGCGGGGCCCATGTAACCTGGTATGAAGGATTGCTGGTAGCTCAGGGGCCGCGCCCGCACAGCGCCAAGTTTTCTGCCCACATCGACCGCCACGGACTGATCTGCACTGGCCCCAACGAATTCCAGTACGCCGCCTTCGTCTCCGGCCGCCGCTCGGACCTGCTGGGCAACTCCGTATCTGAAAAGCTGATGACGAAAATCGTCGACCGTTTCCAGGGCGTCGCCGTCACCGCCTATGAACCCTGGTCCGGCTCCTATTTCGGTTCCGGTGAGATCCGTAGGGCCTATGTTTGCGGCTACCGCAACAACCTCATCTTTGAAGTGGCCGGGCTCGAGCATGTAGTGGCGGGAACACCGGTGGCGTTTACCGATCGCCTGAAGGTCAGCGACGGCATCCTGAGTGCACAGCTCGACAATGTGTTGACGGCGGCACATCTGGTGCACCTTTATAGCCTCGGCTTTCAGGGCACCGCTTTTTTTACCGCGCAGGAGGAGTCCGGCAGCAGCTGGCGTTATCTGCTGGAGTGGTTCCGCCGTTTTAATGGCGGTACTGAGAGGTTGATCGTGGTGGATACCAGCCCTTATCCCGACAGGGCGAGCGCCGATGCGCAGCAGGTGGTGTTGCGGCGGCGGGACGTCAACGCTGAATTCCATCCTGGCACTACCGAACGTCTTGCTGCCCTGTGTGAATCGCAGGGAATCACCTATGGCTACAAGGACGCGTACATCGAAGCACTGAACCGGAAGGCGGCCGCGGAAGGACAGGAGCCCCAGTCCCTCGGCAGTACCGAGTTGGGACGGATCGTTTCTGCGTCTTCCGGGTTTGTACAGGGCACGACCCTGCAGATTCCCACCACCGGCTACCACACCATGGAGGAGTCCGCCTCACTGAGCGCGAACAGTGCCTTCAGCGACCTGTTGTGGGCCCTCGCCAACGAGAGTTAGAACTCGTCAGCAATCTGATAGTGGTTGCACCGGTTGTTACAGTAGGGCCGGTCTGAACGCAACGCGCCGGTTTCCGGGTTCACCGTAAGCTGGCGTTTTTTCTGGCCGTGATAGGCCACCACGCTCCAGTAGCCGTTGCGGAACTGCATCTGTGAAAAGGAGTGGAAGCCCAGACGCTGCAACCGCAAGCGTACCGCACCGGCGCTCAGCGCAACTTCATCGGGCGTACTGCCATCCAGGTCGGGGCCATAGAGCTCTGGCGGGATGGCGCTTTGTGGCGGTCCCGAGAATTGAAAGTCATTGGCGCCAAACGGGCCCGGTTGCTGGGCGTATGTTGCAGTTGCCAGCAGTAGCAGGGTTAGTGCGAGGGCGCCCGCGGTTGCTGACTGTCTGGTCTTGCCCGACTGGGTGCCTGGTCGTTCGATGCGGGCGGCAAACAGCATGGTATTCCCCAAATTGCCTTTATCGGGGGATTTATAGGGTGGGAAAGCGCTGTCTCCAAGATGAATCAGGGTGTCCCGGTTGCTCTGCCGGCTGGCGCTCTATCCGGTGGGGCAAGGGAATGTGATGCGGTGAGTGGAGTGCAGAGTGCGGTGGTTTCGGCACCACGGCACTGCCTGCCGTGCATTGGCTGCTAAAATGGCGCGCTATTTATCATTATAAGTGAGAAATGGCGCCAATCATGACTTTGCATTCTCTTTTCCGTCGCCTCGGCGCGGTACTGCTCGGGTTCGCCGGCAGCACCGGGGCCTTCGCCGCCGATCCCCTCAATGTCACCGGAGACAAGTTCCGCCAGCTCGAGGAGCTCCTGCCGACCCCGAATACCTACCGCGCGGCCTCCGGCGCACCGGGTCATGCCTACTGGCAGCAGCAGGCCGACTACGACATCAAGGTGTCCCTGGACGACGACAAGCAGCGTATCAGCGCCTCTGAAACGATCACCTATACGAATAACTCCCCGGATACGCTGCGTTACCTGTGGCTGCAGCTGGACCAGAACCGCTTCAAGCCGGACTCCTCCGGCAACCTGGCGGCGCCGGTGGATGTCCAATCCATCGCACCTGACACCATCCCGTTCGGCAGCTTTCGCCGTGAGGTCGTATCCGCGGAGTTTGAGGGGGGCTACCAGATCACCAAGGTCGCGGATGCCAAAGGGCACGACCTGCGCCATACAATTGTCGATACCGGTATGCGTATCGACCTGCCACAGCCACTCAAATCTGGCGACAGTGTCAGCTTCCGGGTGGACTGGGAATACAACATCATCGAGCAGAAGGCCCTCGGTGGCCGCTCTGGCTACGAGTACTTCGAGCGCGACGGCAACTACCTGTACGAGATTGCCCAGTGGTTCCCGCGTATGGCCGCCTATAACGATGTGAGTGGCTGGCAGAACAAGCAGTTCCTCGGTCGTGGTGAGTTCGCGCTGGAGTTCGGCGACTACCGTGTGGCCATTGAGGTACCGGCGGATCATATCGTTGCCTCTACCGGCGTCCTGCAGAACCCCGACGATGTTCTGACCCGTGAGCAGCGCGCGCGCCTGAGGCAGGCCCGCACCGCGAAGAAGCCGGTAATGATCGTTACCAAGGACGAGGCCCTGGAAAACGAGAAAGACCGTGCACGTGGCCGCAAGACCTGGGTGTTTGAAGCGGAAAACGTACGCGACTTCGCGTGGGCATCGTCGCGCAAGTTCCTGTGGGACGCACAGGGCTACAAGAAAGGCGGCACCGACACCATGGCGATGTCTTTCTATCCGGAAGAGGGCACGCCTCTGTGGGACAAGTATTCCACCGAGGCCATCATCCACACCATGGATGTCTACAACCGTTACAGCTTCGATTACCCGTACCCCACATCCATTTCCGTGAATGGCCCGGTGGGGGGTATGGAATACCCGATGATCACTTTCAACGGCCCGCGTCCGGAGATCGACGAAGAGGATCGTGAAAAGCGCACCTATTCCCGTCGCACCAAGTACGGCCTGATTTCCGTGATCATTCATGAGGTGGGCCATAACTACTACCCGATGATC
It includes:
- the nhaA gene encoding Na+/H+ antiporter NhaA; its protein translation is MANNVLSKFRVRKGKVFEAPLENALGRLVTPFEEFIHRQSSSGLLLMACAVIALIIANSPWQEWYKHLLHLPVSYNFGDWSLSMSFHHWINDGLMSIFFLLVGLELKREFLVGELSELKHAVLPVMAAIGGMVVPALIFYLLNGDTPSERGWGIPMATDIAFAVGCIALLGNRVPRAVVTFLVALAIVDDLGAILVIAVWYTESVNTTALMAACALVAMLWLLKFAGVRRSPAYIFVGILLWYALYITGVHATLAGVITAMAIPAKPKYDPVAFSTFVKDIIRSFDRCFRPGDKIIANDALRARVTALDNGIHLVQSPLQRMETRLHIPVAFIVVPIFALANAGIPVDSFTSYDAVFNPLTMGVICGLVFGKLIGIVGATWIGWKLGWGELPKSSTFRHIIGVALLGGIGFTMSIFIAELAFAGENEMLVQAKAGVLLASVIAGVAGFIVLRGAPIEESTQSDQASYQDSSTTGVKAGASEGGSAQQLGQGTDEHRK
- a CDS encoding alpha/beta hydrolase: MSKPIYSHRVEAVLRWKQVLPRLALPVISLMLVLLLLPSAVRSSAPGYPVDDSFNVDAAFAKARKAYADITIAHVAPAAGTVVERGLVYRQVGERRLHLDLFRPQSSAPDIRRPVVLLVHGGGWRSGNRTLQEPMATFLANRGFVTATVEYRLSLEARYPAGVQDVKAALGWLRDRAAEFGIDPQRIAILGASSGAQLATLVGVTPGLEVFATSASAGKDSIQAIVNLDGVVSFTTPMALKHENAPHKNPSAAGAWFGGRYQDVPELWHQASPLEYVGADSPPTLFINSSQPRFHAGRDAYIARLTAAGIASDVMTHDDSPHPYWLFEPWFTPSAKKVADFLQQNMK
- a CDS encoding peptidase M42, with the translated sequence MQQAEQFFDLLKLLVRSPSVVGAEHSFFRVLQRELEERGAHVTWYEGLLVAQGPRPHSAKFSAHIDRHGLICTGPNEFQYAAFVSGRRSDLLGNSVSEKLMTKIVDRFQGVAVTAYEPWSGSYFGSGEIRRAYVCGYRNNLIFEVAGLEHVVAGTPVAFTDRLKVSDGILSAQLDNVLTAAHLVHLYSLGFQGTAFFTAQEESGSSWRYLLEWFRRFNGGTERLIVVDTSPYPDRASADAQQVVLRRRDVNAEFHPGTTERLAALCESQGITYGYKDAYIEALNRKAAAEGQEPQSLGSTELGRIVSASSGFVQGTTLQIPTTGYHTMEESASLSANSAFSDLLWALANES
- a CDS encoding M1 family metallopeptidase, with the protein product MTLHSLFRRLGAVLLGFAGSTGAFAADPLNVTGDKFRQLEELLPTPNTYRAASGAPGHAYWQQQADYDIKVSLDDDKQRISASETITYTNNSPDTLRYLWLQLDQNRFKPDSSGNLAAPVDVQSIAPDTIPFGSFRREVVSAEFEGGYQITKVADAKGHDLRHTIVDTGMRIDLPQPLKSGDSVSFRVDWEYNIIEQKALGGRSGYEYFERDGNYLYEIAQWFPRMAAYNDVSGWQNKQFLGRGEFALEFGDYRVAIEVPADHIVASTGVLQNPDDVLTREQRARLRQARTAKKPVMIVTKDEALENEKDRARGRKTWVFEAENVRDFAWASSRKFLWDAQGYKKGGTDTMAMSFYPEEGTPLWDKYSTEAIIHTMDVYNRYSFDYPYPTSISVNGPVGGMEYPMITFNGPRPEIDEEDREKRTYSRRTKYGLISVIIHEVGHNYYPMIVNSDERQWTWMDEGLNTYVQFLAEQEWEEKYPSRRGDARKIVEYMKSENQVPIMTNSESILQFGNNAYGKPATALNILRESIMGRELFDFAFREYAQRWKFKRPMPADFFRTMEDASGMDLDWFWRGWFYTTDHVDISLDQVKHYTVGTKNPDVEGPWKREKFEQEPETVTKQKNRAQRMTRIVDGKPELADFYNEHDEFDVSNEDRNSYRGMLEGLDDWEKDLLNVESNVYVLDFSNIGGLVMPLFLKLDYEDGSSEELRIPAEIWTRNAKNTSKMLVRGKDKILKSVALDPHWETADTNVENNYYPRRIIKSRLELFKEEESRNLMKDWEVELKED